A single window of Opisthocomus hoazin isolate bOpiHoa1 chromosome 5, bOpiHoa1.hap1, whole genome shotgun sequence DNA harbors:
- the RASL11B gene encoding ras-like protein family member 11B translates to MRLGPGMGSVAEGAEGCPAARPRRVKIAVVGGSGVGKTALVVRFLTRRFIGDYERNAGNLYSRHIQIDGEVLAIQVQDTPGVQIHEHSLDCNEQLNRCIRWADALVIVFSITDYKSYELLSHLYHHVRQLHPGNAVPVVIVANKADLLHVKEVEPQHGLQLANMLGCTFYEVSVSENYNDVFNAFHLLCKEVSKQPATSTPERRRTSLIPRPKSPNMQDLKRRFKQALSAKVRTVTSV, encoded by the exons ATGCGCCTGGGGCCGGGCATGGGCAGCGTGGCGGAGGGCGCGGAGGGCtgtcccgccgcccggccgcgccgcgtCAAGATCGCCGTGGTGGGGGGCAGCGGCGTGGGCAAGACag CGCTGGTGGTGCGGTTCCTCACCCGGCGGTTCATCGGCGACTACGAGCGGAACGCAG GTAACCTCTACAGCAGGCACATCCAGATAGACGGGGAGGTGCTGGCCATCCAAGTGCAAGACACCCCGGGAGTTCAG ATCCACGAGCACAGTCTGGACTGTAACGAGCAGCTGAACAGATGCATTCGCTGGGCAGACGCCCTGGTGATCGTCTTCTCCATCACAGACTACAAGAGCTATGAACTCCTCAGTCACCTTTACCATCACGTTCGGCAGCTGCACCCGGGGAACGCCGTCCCCGTCGTCATCGTAGCAAACAAAGCCGACCTCTTGCATGTCAAAGAGGTGGAGCCGCAGCACGGACTTCAGCTGGCCAACATGCTGGGCTGTACTTTCTACGAAGTGTCGGTCAGCGAGAACTATAACGACGTCTTCAACGCCTTCCATCTCCTCTGCAAAGAAGTCAGTAAGCAGCCAGCAACCAGCACCCCGGAgaggaggagaacttccctcatCCCGCGCCCGAAGTCGCCCAACATGCAGGATCTGAAGAGGAGGTTTAAGCAAGCCCTGTCTGCCAAAGTGAGGACCGTCACTTCCGTTTGA